The window taacttttgtttgcgaacaagtttagaattaactaaactatgttctagtgattacaagtttaaaccttcgaataagatagctttatatgtatgaatcgaatgatgttatgaacatcattactaacttaagttccttggataaacctactgaaaaagagaaaaatggatctagcttcaacggatccttggatggctcgaagttcttgaagcagaatcatgacacgaaaacaagtttaagtaagatcatcacttgaaataagattgttatagttatagaaattgaaccaaagtttgaatatgattattaccttgtattagaatgataacctactgtaagaaacaaagatttcttgaggttggatgatcaccttacaagattggaagtgagctagcaaacttgaaagtattcttgattttatgtaactagaacttgtagaatatatgaagaacacttagacttgaagatagaacttgagagagatcaattagatgaagaaaattgaagaatgaaagtgtttgtaggtgtttttggtcgttggtgtatggattagatataaaggatatgtaattttgttttcatgtaaataagtcatgaatgattactcatatttttgtaattttatgagatatttcatgctagttgccaaatgatggttcccacatgtgttaggtgactcacatgagctgctaagagctgatcattggagtgtatataccaatagtacatacatctaaaagctgtgtattgtacgagtacgaatatgggcacatacgagtagaattgttgatgaaactgaacgaggatgtaattgtaagcatttttgttaagtagaagtattttgataagtgtattgaagtctttcaaaagtgtataaatacatattaaaacaatacatgtatatacattttaactgagtcgttaagtcatcgttagtcgttacatgtaagtgttgttttgaaacctttaggttaacgatcttgttaaatgttgttaacccaatgtttataatatcaaatgagattttaaattattatattataatgatattatcatgtatgaatatctcttaatatgatatatatacattaaatatctttacaacgataatcgttacatatatgtctcgtttaaaaatcattaagttagtagtcttgtttttacatatatagttcattgttaatatacttaatgatatgtttacttatcatagtatcatgttaactatatatatatatccatatatatgtcatcatatagtttttacaagttttaacgttcgtgaatcaccggtcaacttgggtggtcaattgtctatatgaaacatatttcaattaatcaagtcttaacaagtttgattgcttaacatgttggaaacatttaatcatgtaaatatcaatctcaattaatatatataaacatggaaaagttcgggtcactacacgttccATACTGGAAAAGACATTTATTGTTTTATTAAAATGCCGTTTGGCCTTAAAAATGCGGGAGCAACTTATCAGCGATTAATTGATAAAGAGTTTGAAGGACAGATAGGTCGTAATCTGGAGGCTTATGTTGATGATCTTGTTGTTAAAAGCAAAacgcaagaaaatattttgatagatATGGAAGAAACATTTGAAAGTTTGCGAAAAATCATCATGAAATTGAATCCGTCTAAATGCAGTTTCGGGGAaagggaaggcaagtttctaggataTTATGTCACTGAGCAGGGTATACAAGAAAAATCCTAAGAAAATTGCTGCAATCGAAAACATGACCGCGCCTAAAACCGTTAAGGAAGTACAAAGTCTAACTGGAAAAATTGTGGCTTTAACCAGATTTCTTTCAAAGGCCGCGGAAAGACAGTTGCCTTTCTTTCACACTCTTAAAGGTTGTTTGAAGCAGAAGAACTTTGTATGGACTGAAGAAGCAGATAAGGCATTTCAAGAGATGAAGCAATTCCTTGCTACATTGCCTACATTGATCGCGCCTGTTGATGGCGAAATATTGTACCTTTATATATCGGTTGCGAATGAAGCATTTGGCTCAGTACTTGTTGCGGAAAGGAACAAGATCCAAAAGCCAGTTTATTTCATTAGCAAGGCGCTTGCGAGAAGTGAAATAAATGATGCGCCGATTGAAAAATTTATTTACGCGTTAGTTTTGACGTCAAGAAGGTTGTGCAGATACTTTCAAGGTCATCCAATACATGTCTTAACTGATTTGCCGGTTAAGAATGTTTTGAGCACACCTGCGATATCTAGAAGACTTGCCAAATGGGCGATTGATCTTGGAGCATTTGAAATATCGTATCTACCGCGTACATCTGTAAAAGGTCAAGTTTTGGCTGATTACCTTGCAGAAATGACGGGTGACTTGGAGGTTATCCATGAGAGAACACAATTAAAGCCACCTCAGCACGAAATCTGGGATTTATATACAGATGGTGCATCGTGTATTGAAGGAGCAGCCGCGAGATTAGTGTTGTCCAAACTAAATGGAGAAGAACATACATACGCGCTACGCTTTAACTTTAATGTAACAAACAATGAGGCTGAATACGAAGCGTTGCTTGCAGGATTAAATATGGTGCATAAGATGAATATTTCACAGTTGCGTGTATATGTTGATTCGCAACTGGAGGCAAACCAATTCAATGGCTCTTTTGAAGCCCATGAGTTGTCTATGCAGAAGTATTTAAAGCTTGTGAAGGATTCCGTGGAGAAATTTGAATTCTTTGAGTTATCACAAGTATCGAGAAGTCAAAATAAAAAGGCGGACGCGTTGAACAAACTCACTGCATTGGCATTTTCGCACTTTCAAAAGCAGGTCTGGGTAGAAGAACTTCCCAATAAATCCATAGATGGAAGTTTATTTGTTGCGGCTATCGAAGAGGTTGCACCAAATTGGATGGATCCTATTGTCAATTATCTGCGCAATGATGCATTGCCAGAAGATAAAAAGGAAGCTCGTTTGGTGCGCAAAAGATCACCTATGTATGTGATTCAAAATGATGTGTTATATCGCAAATCGTATTTGGACCATTAATGCGGTGTGTAGGGCCCGCAGAAGCAGCAACGATTGTTGAGGAAGTGCATAGTGGATCTTGTGCTCTTCATTCATGTTATAAAACGATTGCCGCAAAAATAATgcgaatgggatacttttggcctACCCTATATCGTGATGTTGCGCAAACAGTAAAAAGGTGTAAAAGCTGTCAACGGACGCACCGCAGAATCGCAAACCAAGGCATGA of the Rutidosis leptorrhynchoides isolate AG116_Rl617_1_P2 chromosome 5, CSIRO_AGI_Rlap_v1, whole genome shotgun sequence genome contains:
- the LOC139849370 gene encoding uncharacterized protein; protein product: MTAPKTVKEVQSLTGKIVALTRFLSKAAERQLPFFHTLKGCLKQKNFVWTEEADKAFQEMKQFLATLPTLIAPVDGEILYLYISVANEAFGSVLVAERNKIQKPVYFISKALARSEINDAPIEKFIYALVLTSRRLCRYFQGHPIHVLTDLPVKNVLSTPAISRRLAKWAIDLGAFEISYLPRTSVKGQVLADYLAEMTGDLEVIHERTQLKPPQHEIWDLYTDGASCIEGAAARLVLSKLNGEEHTYALRFNFNVTNNEAEYEALLAGLNMVHKMNISQLRVYVDSQLEANQFNGSFEAHELSMQKYLKLVKDSVEKFEFFELSQVSRSQNKKADALNKLTALAFSHFQKQVWVEELPNKSIDGSLFVAAIEEVAPNWMDPIVNYLRNDALPEDKKEARLVRKRSPMYVIQNDVLYRKSYLDH